Below is a genomic region from Treponema sp. OMZ 798.
ATCGCTTATAATAAATTCGCATCTTTTTTGCCAGCCGCCGGTACCGTCTTTTTTTTCGATAAAAAACCATTCGGAAGTTTTTTGTTTTATGATAACGGTCTCTCCAATTTCCAAGGAACTTACAACGGTTCCGCTTGTTTCCGGTATATGATAAAGTGAATAAGACTCATCATAGTTTAGCGGTCTATAAACAGCTCTTTCATATTGCCTTGAATACACAAAAATAAAGGCAGAGACCAAAACAATACTTAAAATTAAAACAAATTTAAATCCGATATTTTTCTTTTTAAACAAAATAAAATAGCTTGATAACAGCAATAAAATAAAAAATAAAAACCATAATATTTTTTTTAGGATTGCAGACCTAACGGAAAAGCTTTCTTTTAAATTAAGATCCTTTTCATATTCAAGTCTTTTATTTTTTATCTTTCCAGAAAAAAGCCGGCCGGCTTCCTTTGTACGCAGCTGTGCAATTAGTAAGGCCTTTTCTTTTTTTTGTTCAAAATTTTCTTTAGTATTTTTCAGCTTGCTTTGACGAACTTCGTTTTTATTGATGTCTAAGGCAAGGCTTAAACTTTCATAAGCTTTTTTTTCATCATCACTTATTTTTTTTTGTTCAAGGCTTCCCGCTATAACGGTCACCCTTTGCTCTCTAATATAAATTTTGCGGGAACCTTTCGATTCGGAAGCAATACTTATTTGCGGTACCGGAAGACCGACATCGCCGACTTTAAGAGGAGTCCACAAAAAATAAGAGACAGCCTTCCAGCCTGTTTCATTTATAATTGTATGCTCTATTTTAGAGCCGGCAAATTCTTTAATATTCCCGGCAGCTTCCAAAATGGAATATTCAGGAGCCTGACAGTGTATATCCAAGCCGGAAGCCCTGCCTTCGGTTTGAAAATAGTCATAAAAAAAGCCCATTAAAACGATGAGATATTTTTTTCCCTGTATAATGTTTTCTGCGGGGTAATAAGAAACAGCATCCAATATTTTCCATTTAAACATTGTATCCTTTGATAAGGCCGGAGGTTCAACCTGAATAGAAAAATTTTTAAGTTTAATTTGATAGTTTCCCAAGGACAAATACGGAATAAGTTCAAAGCTTCCTATTTTTTTTAATTTATATCTGTTTGTAATTAAAACGCCGCCGTATAATGAATTTATACCCGAATCCAAAAATTCCAGAACTTCATCATCATCCAAAATAATAAGTTTAGGTACATCCGATGATCTGTAAGAATATTCGTCCAATTTGATTTTTATTTCAAAAACGGAATCTATAGATAGAGGTCCGGAAGAAAACGAGAGCTCCATGTCTTCCTCTATTCCGGCATAGGTAAGGCACGGACAAAGAGAAAAAAGAAAAAAAAGAATCAATAATCGAATGCCTGAGGCTGCTTGTTTTCCTGCTCTTTCTTTTGCCATCGTTCTTTCTCCTTTTTTCGTATTAAATTTAAAATCGTCTTTTCAGATAAATTGTCTTCTTTATTTTCAATAACGGCGGGACCTTTGGAATTAGGAAGCTTATCTTTTTGCTTCTTTTGATAACGCATACTCAACTCAAAATTAATCTTGGCATCAACACTATCCGGTTTTAGTTCCAAAGATTTTTTAAAAAGCATTACCGCTTTTTCGTATTCATGACTTTTAAATGCTATTATTCCTTTTTGATAATAAATATAGGAATCCAATTTTTTATCAATATTTTCATCAATATTTTCAAAACGGGAAAGAGCCGAGGCATCTTCATTTTGCATAAGATAGATGGAACCTATTGCAAAATCCGAATAGTCTTTTACTCTCTCATCTTCAATCTCTTTACTTAGGTCTATCGCTTTAAAAAATTTTGATGCAGCCTTGTTCCAATCATTTTGTTTCCATGCAATATATCCCGAAAGAAAATTAAGCCGGGCCTTATCGATTTTACTGCATGAGGATATCAAAAGAATAAGGATGCTAATACAGATTATTTTATTTATTTTTACCATAAAAGGAAACTCCGCCCAAACATAAAAAAATAAAAGAAAGTAAAAGCATTTCAAAATTTCTTTTTACAGGTTCCTGTATATAAACCATTTTTTCTACTCCCTCTACACCGGTATCTATTATTTTTAAGATGCTTTCTATAGATCCTGAACTTAAAGCCGGGATATACATACTTTCACCGCCGGCTATACTTGCAGCCTTTTGTAAAAAAGCTTCTTCCAATCTTGCATCCTTTAACTGAGTATTTCCTTTTTCATCAAGGACACTGATCTTAATGTCTTCAAGGGTACCGAAGCCTGCAATAATAAGAACCGCATCCGTTTTTTTTATTTTTTCTGCAGCAAGTAAAAGAGAGCCGGATGTTTCCCCTCCGTCAGTGCATAAAACTATTATTTTTGAATTTCCCCTGTTTTCTCCAAAAGAATCCAAGGCCCTTAAAAGTCCGGCTTCAAGGTTAGTACCTGTGGAAGAAAGGATTATCGGAGACAGGGCATCTATTGCAGATGATAGGGCATTTTTTTCAAAGCTTAAGGGCACAGATAAAACGCCCTCCCCCTTTGTAATTACAAGCCCCGCTGCAAGCTCAGCCGATGTTTTATGCATTTTTTCGAGCAGGACCTTTAAAAATTGCCTTTGTACGGCAATACGGCTGGGCTGAATATCTTGAAGGTTCATACTTTTTGAAATATCGGAAACAAACATCACCGATACTCCTCTGCGCCTGACTGAAACAGGCTTAGAGCCCCAAAGGGGACAGGCCAAACCCAAAATCAAAAAAATCCATGCAGCAGAAAAAAACAGGGCTCTTATTTTAGCCTTTTTGATTATCTTTTTTGTGTTTTCCAAGCTTGAATAGGCCTTTTTTATCTTTTTTAAGTTTAGATAAAACACAAACCAAACAGGAAGTAAAAATAAGATAAAAAACAGGAAGACAGAATTTTCAAAACTTATCATATATATACCCTCATAAAAATTCTGCGTAAAAACCACACAAGCGCAAAGGAAAAAATCGCAGCCGATAAAAAGTATACATATAAATTCTCTTCGATAATCTGTGTAAAATTAGACTGAGCAGCAGGTACCTGCTTCGATATCGTATTAAATATACCTTCAAGTATTTCGGGTGAGGAGGCTGACGCATATTTTCCGTTCCCGTATTGAGCTATTTTTTTTAGCTCAAACTCATCGAACTTTGAAAAAATAGAGCCCGAGTAAGTCTTTCCCGTTTTTGGATCGGTATATTCCAAGGTAGTATATCCCGAATTTCCTATTCCTATAACATAAAAGCCTATATTTTTATTTACCAAAACCTCTGCCGCAGTTTTCGGATTTATTTCGCCCGTGTTATTTTCGCCGTCGGTAAGTAAGACAATGTATGAGGAATTTAACTTAGCCCTCGTCATATAGGCTGAAGAAACGGCAAGCCCCATGCCTATTGCAGTACCGTCTCCCAATTCTCCTATGCTCAAAGAATCAAGGCGGGATAAAAACACCTTATGATCGATTGTAGGAGGAAGAATCAAAGCAGCAGAACTTGAAAGAGCCGTCAAGCCGAAAGAATCCCCCGGATACTTTGCAACAAATTTCCTTATAATTTTTTTTGCACTTTCAATCCTTGTTTCTCCGTTCATATCCTTTGCTGCCATAGAAGGGCTTATGTCCAACAAAAACATAATAGAACTTCCAGAATCCGTATAAACCTGTTTGTTTTTAAAAATAACAGGTTCCGACAGGGCTATTATCAAAAGAATAATTCCGCAGTACCAAAGAAAATAAGATAAAAAATTCCCGAATTCCATAAGTTTATTTCTTTTAGGAAAAAAGCCCTTCCAATTAACCAAATTTAATTTTAACTCGGGGCTTGTAATAAGACCGCTTTTTTTTAATATAAAAAACAGGGGAAAAAATAAAATCAATAAAAACATAAGGGGATGGTTAAAACTAATCATTTGCATCCGCCTTGTATTTTAATTTTTCTTTTTGAGAGGAATTTATAATTTTTTGAATTTCGGATTCTGCTATTTTCATAAGTTTAAAAGTTTGATTTAAAAAATAAATGCTTTCCATTTCAAAATTTATTTCTTTTAGATCCGCATTTCCAAAACGGAGAGCTTGAAGCTTAAAAAAGATTTTTTCAAATTCAAAGTAAACTCCGTATGTCGTTTCAAACTTCCGTCTAAGGCTTTCCAAGATTTCCGAGTAGGTAAGACAGTCACCCTCTTCCGATTTTAACACCTTTTCAGATGAGGTCAAGCTGAAGCAATACTTTCTAAAAGCAAATTCAAATTTCTTTAACCAGTCCTTTCTTTTTGTAATTGGCTCAAGACTATCGGAAGAAGAAATGGAAGACACTTGCCGTTTTAATTTTCGCAAAGACTTACTCAAGGCCTTAATCCTTATTCTTTGAGCTCTCGAAAAAGAATAAACAAAAAAATGTTTCCGCACAGCAGAAAAAACCATTATCGAAGTAAAAATAAATACACCGCTTACGGAAGCTATAAGATAAAGCAGGTAACTTGTACCCGGAAGTAAAAGAGGAGGCCGCGGCGGCTGAATAACCTCAACCTTTGCCGTTTCCAATATTGAAGAAATAAAAACTTGAGGCATTGAGTCGTAAATACCGGCCTCGGTCAATGGAGGAAAAAAAATAGAACCCGTTTCCCATGGAGTAAAATTTATGGATATGTATTCTTTCTTTTCCTGTTTTTTAATTTGAATGGAAGTTATATCCATAAAAGTATTTTGGTTTATCTTATCAATCTTAAAAGAGCCGGACATCAGAACCGAAGGATCAAAAGATTGCAAGGCATCTATGGGAAATAAAAATTCTGCGGAGTCTCCCACAAAAACCTGTTGGGGGATTAAAATGCCTTCCATACATCCGCTCCCAACTTTGCTAAATTATTTTTTGAAATACGCTGATTGCTTTGCTTCGATAAAAAAAAGTCGCCCAATACTTTTACGGTATCTTCATTTACATCGAGTAAGACAGGATTTGCAAGGGAATGTTTACACGTATTTTCCCATCTCGATATTTCTTCAGTAAAATTTTTTTTATATTCCATCTGAAAAGTTTTAGAGCCCGTAGGCAAGAGCATCCTAAAATTATTTTCGGGATCTTTAAATCTTATCGAACCCGCTTCAGGTAAAAAAGAATCAATGGAACCGCTTATCCTAACGCACACAACATCATGTTTTGCGGCCAAGAGTCCAAGTTCCTTTTCATAGCCCTCAACCTTAAAATCCGAAATGATTATCACCAAGGAGCGTGACCGCAAAATCTTGGAAGCGGCCGTCATTGAAGAAGCAAGCCGTGTTCCCCTTACAGGTTTTCGGTTTTTGCAAAAGGCAAAATCTTCCATAGATTTTAATATGGCCAAAATATGCTCTTCTCCGGTCCGAGGAAGGAATAAGGGCCCCTTTTCTCCGTCAAAAAAAAGAGCTCCGACAGGGGAAAACATATGCCTCCCTGCAAAGGCTAGGAGGGCCGCCGTTTCGATAGCTTTTTCCTTAGGACTTATTTTATCGAGCCCCGGCTCCATCGAAAGCGAAAAATCCAAGCACATAAAAATGCTTAAATCCCTTTCTTCGCGGTACATCTTAACAAAGGTCTTACCGCTGCGTGCCGTAAGGTTCCAATCGATAGAACGCACATCATCCCCCGTCTCATACTCCCGCACCGAGTCAAATTCTATTCCTTGCCCCCGAAACGCCGAACTGAACCCGCCCGACCGTAAGCCTTCAGAAATCGAAAGAGAAGAGATCTTAAGCTGTTTTGCCCTTTCCGCGATAAAACCGGTTTTCATAAGTTTATATTTTAGTATTAAAACGAGTTTTATTCAAGATATGCAAAAACGGTATCGGCTGCGGCCGCTTAAACCGGCCGGAGAAACCATATCGGCCTCTTGATTTTTTTTAAAAAAAGGCCGAAAATATAAGGTATGAAGAAAGGGTTTATTATATTTTTATTTTTTGTTGTATCTTTTTGTTTTGCAGAGGAAGCCGCTCTTACAGGGGAAGCCCTTGCAGGTGAAAATGAACAGCCGCAGCTCGTGCCTGAGGTAAGGCCCGATAAAACGGGTTCCGAAAAAATAGAATTTTCCGAAAAGCCGCAAGACCTGCAAAAAAATGAGGACTTTGCCTTTCTATCTTTTTCGCTCCTTACAAGGGAAAGGTCTGTAATGATCAGTTGGAAAGCAAGGCCTGAGGGAAGAAATCTAATCCTTTACAGGTCGACAACGGCCTTTTCATCAATCACATCCCTTGCCGAAGCGGTTCCGATTGCAAACATAACCGATGACGGACTTCCCTTTTTCGACTACCCGATTCCCGGAATACCCTATTATTACGCTATTGCCGAAGAAAACGAAATAGCTTCAGGCAAGATTCAGTTTATAAACGGAATAAATACTATTAACAGCCCTATCGAAGTTTTCGGTTCTTCCGAAGAACAAGAGAAAAAACATATTGCCGTACAAAACCGCCCTATTCCTCTCCCCTTTTTAAACCCTTCAAGGCACACAAAAAAAAGGACGGAATTTTTTTCCTCTCAAACCGAAACCATTATAAACGCCCTTACGGCGGAAAAAAGGGATTTTAGGGAATTTATTATCTCTTCTCAAAGGCTTGAACCCTACATCTTTCCTGACGACAAAAAAACGCCTGACGGCGGTGAGGGTATGGAATTGCAAAGAATTCTGAATGAGCATTTTTATACAAAAAACTGGCAAAAATGCAAGGTTGAGCTCAGCAATTTTTTAAGAATACGCAGAACTTCCAGAGTTTCCGCAAGGACACATTTTTATATAGGGCAGACTCTCTTTTTCCAAAACCTCTATGACGAAGCCCTATTGGAATTTTTGACAGCCCAAGACCTTTATCCGTCTCAGGCAAAAGAATGGGCACATTATTGCCTTGTAGAGCTGGCGAATTTTCGCTAGCGAATTCTCCTAAGAAGTAAGAGTAACAAAGAATTTTTTTGGCCGGTATCCGTATAATCTTCAAGCGCTTTTTGTTTTGTCTCTTCGCTAAAAATAATTACGGAATCGCCTGCATTCATTCTATCATAGTAACCGTTTCTCTTTAAAATCCCCTCGGATAAATTTTCCTCCGACTTTGAAGGCTCAAAATAACCCAAGAGATCCGATGGGTCAAAGACCAAGCCTAAACCTTCTTTTTCGATGACCAAGCGGTCCTTTCGTATAACGGCAATTTTTAAATCCTTAAAATCCGAATCGTGCTTGCCGATATCGATGACAGCCTCATTTTGATAGCGGTTTATAAGCTTGCCTACAATGGGCATTGCCTCATTAAGCATTGAAGAAAGCCGTCTTATACCGTTTGAAAAGCGGTCATTGCCCGAACGGTAAACGGTAAATGTTTTTGCGGGAGAACCGGTACGCGAAACATAAAGCTCCAATATGATTTGAATATCCCTTCTGTTCTCTTTAAGCCTTATAATGCCGAAGTAGTCTTGATTTTCGGTACGCGATTTTTTTGAAGCCTCCCTGTAGGTTGCAGGCTTATCCGAATAAGAGGTGATTTTAAGTCCGGGATTATAAGAAAAAATGTCCGAGGTAAGGATTTGAGTTATGCGCTCGGCCTCAGGATGTAAAACATTCGAGCTTTCCATGGCGTAAAATAGGCCTATGGATATGTGGGCCTTATCCAAATAAAGAGGATCTATACGCCACTTTGATTGAATGGAACCTAAAAGATGCTTTTCATAGGCCTCAACTGCATCATTTACCCTTGTATTGCTCTTTGCTATGGACTGAATAAAGAGCATCTGCTCCAAATATCTTTCGGGATAGCCCAGACGGAGCAAGATACCGGCATAAGCCTCCCTGCTTTCGACATCATAAGGATATATTTTTAAGGTTCTCCTGTACTCATAGAGGGCCTTGTCCGTCATATTTCTGCGGGAAAAGCCGAGGGCTCTTTCTGCATGGTATTTTGAAAGCTCCATACGGAAGGAATCTTCAAAATTTAAATTTTCTATGGCGATTTCTTCTAAAAGACAGCGCATTATTTCGTCATCGGCATCCAAGGAAAGGCCTACCTTAGCGGCATTTATGGCCTCACCGTACCGTTCCAGCCGCCTTAAACTCAAGGTTTTTAAGTACCAGGCATCTGCTCTGTCTCTTTTTTTTGAAATCCTCATGTCCGAAATCTTTATAACTTCTTCATAACGTCTTTGTGCATATAGGATTGAAGCTAAAAGAGCATAGGCCTCATCATAATCTTCTTTTAGTTTAATAGCCGAATAAATACGGCCTTCTGCCTCTTCAAGCCTTCCGTCAAGGGAATTTAAATAGGCTGCAAAATAGTGAACTTGAGGCTTATCCCCATGGTATTTTAAGGCTCTTTTTATATAGTCTTCAGCCTGCTTAACATTTCCGGCCTCATAGCTTACGAGGGCTAAGGAAAGAAGGGCCTTTCTGTTTTCGCCCTGGCGCTGAAGGTTTTGCTTATACATCTCGGAAGCAAGATAGAGCTTTCCTTGGGAAACCTCTATTTCGGCCAAGCCGAAACGGGCTTCAGGATTGTTGGGATATTTTTTTAAGACTTGATTAAAAAGAGCTTTGGCTTCATCTATTTTCCCAAGGCCTACTAAAATAAACCCGTGGAGGTTTTGTAAATCGGGATCATCTTTTTTATATTTGCGCGCCGATTCTGCAAAGGATAAGGCCTGGTCATACTCATCGAGGGCATAAAAACATTCTGCAAGCCCTTGATATACCAAATTATAAGAGGGGTTTTCCTTTAAAGCGGATTGGTACATTTCGATAGCCCCATACCAATCTTCATTAGCCTGATATTCCGCACCTTTTTGATACAGGTCTGCAGGATTACAAAATAAAGAAGCTGAAAATAAAGCAATAAATATAAATCCGAAAAAAGGCTTTTTCATACAACCCTCCCTAGTTTTGTGTAGAATTCTTGTTATGAACAATTTTGACGGTCTTTACCTTGTGGCCGTCCATATCCTGAACAATAAAGTCGTAGTCATTCCATGCCGTTTTTTCATACTTGGCAGGGATTTTTCCGAACAGATCGAATACAAAGCCGCCCAAAGTTTCAAACTCATCTACAGGCAGGTCATCGCTTTTAATGGTTTCGGCTAAGTCGTCCAAATCGACACGGGCATCGCAGAGCCAGACTCCTGAGGCGATTTCGGTAATATCTTCTCCCTCATTGTCGAATTCGTCCTGTATGTCGCCTACAATCTCTTCGATAATGTCTTCCATACAGACAATGCCTGAAACACCGCCGTATTCATCAACGGCAACGGCAATATGAACATGGCGTCTTTTAAATTCGGCTAAAAGAGCATCTATTCTTTTTGACTCGGGAACAAAAAATGCACGGCGTACTATCTTATCAAGCTCAATTTTTTGATTCTTTGTCAAAAGTTTAATAATATCCTTAACATAAAGAATCCCGATAACATTGTCGATGGATTCATCGTACACAGGAAAACGGGAGTGGCCGCTTTCGGATATTCGGTCTAAGATTTCATCGCTAGGCGTATCAAGGGCTAAAAAATCAACATCAATACGCGGAATCATAACCTCTTTTACTGCCGTATCGGATAAATCCACAACACCGCGGATCATATCCCGTTTTTCGTCATTTAATCCCTCTTTTAGAATATTGTTTACATTGCCTTTCTTTTTAAATAAGTCTATTATACCCATAACTATACCCGATAAATCTCTATATTTTGATATTGCATAAGCAATTCTTCTTGAAATTTAAGCATTTCCTGTTCAGGGGAATTATCCGAATGATCCATTCCTTTCAAATGCAAAATGCCGTGTACAATCAGTCTTTTGAGCTCTTCATTTATATCTACCTTAAATTCTTCGGCATTAAAGCGGAGACTATCAAGGCTTATAACTATATCCCCGGCCATAAACCTTGTTTCACCGTCCTCATCAAAGTACTCGTCTCCCTGCTCAAAGGAAAGGACATCTGTCGGCGAATCGATATCCCTGTATTGTTTATTAAGATTGCGAATAAAAGCATCATCACAAAACAACAAGGAGATATCCCAATTTTTCAAGTTTAGACCGTTTAAAACCTCAGAGATAAAATTTTCAACTCTTACAGGGTCTATAGACCCCGGAGGTTCATCATTAAATGACACACTAATCGAATTAGACATTATTATTTTCCTTTTGAGGCTGTACCTGATTAGTTTCAGCCTCTAGTTTTTGACCGTTTTTGTTTGAAGGCTTTGCTTCCTCATCATCAGGATTTTTTTGATTCGGATATTCTATTCTGGAATGATAGTAGCCGGCTAATATTTTTACGAAGGCAGCCTTTATTATTCTGACTTCGCGGAAAGTAAGCTCAGAGTTATCAAGCTGACCTGCATTGATTTTTCCCGAAACAAGCTCATCTATAAATTTTTCCAAACGGGGAACCGAGGGTTTTTCCAAGGTACGGCATGCAGCTTCAACTATATCGGCCAGCATGACAACAGCCGATTCTTTTGAGCGCGGAGGTGTTCCGGGATAGCAAAAGTCTTCGATATCCACATTAGGATCAAGTTCTTTTGCCTTTGCATAAAAATAGGATATACAGCTGTTCCCGTGATGTTCGGCGATTATATCTATAACGGACTGAGGCAGCCGCAATTGCTTTGCTTTTTCTATACCTATCTTTACATGACTTCGTATTACCGTAGCCGAAAGACGAGGATTTATATCCATGTGCTTATTATAATTTGTCTGATTTTCTACAAAGTACTCGCCCTGCTCCATCTTTCCGATATCGTGATAATAGGCTCCCACTCTTGCCAAAATCGAATTTGCTCCTATTTCGCGGCAGGCACTTTCTGACAAAGAGGCAACCATCATAGAATGATTGTAGGTTCCGGCAACGGTTATAAGCATTTTTTTCATGATAGGCGAATTAAGATCCGACAATTCCATGAGCCTAAAGCTTGTGGGAACATTCATCAAGGTTTCTAAAATAGGCAAAAAGCCCAAAACCAAGATACCGCTTATAAAACCGCTGCCTGCAGCACCCAATAAAAGAACGGATTTATCGCTTGCCGAGCCCGGGAAAATCACAAACATACAGAGTAAAATTATGGGCTGCACCAAGATTAAGCCTAAAGCAGTCTTAATCAGGTCCATCCTTCTGCCCTTAATATTTACCATGCCGGCTCCGGCAAGACCTGAAAGGATAGCAAACAGGGCCGGCTGAATTTTAAACCCGGTTGCACCGAAAACGGCAAGAGAAAAAACAAAAACTGCAAAGACCGAAATCTTTCTTGAGATTAAAGCCGCAATCAGCATAGTCAAAAAGGTAACGGGCAATATAGGAACTATATCAAGTGGATATGAAAATATAGAAAGCCTTGAAATAAAAAGAACCAAAATATAAATCAAATCAAAAGAGATTAAAATAAGCAAATTGAATTTAAAATCCAAACTTTGCCCGATAATCTTTTCGGAAAACAAAAAGAGACTTGTTATAAGAGCTAAGCTTAAAAAAATTAAGGCGGCAGCAATCTGCCTAAAATCTATGTATCTTCCATCCCCTACATAGGCCTTTAAACGTGTATAGGCATCTTCGGATATTATAAAACCCCTCTTTATAATCTTTTGATTTTTTTCTATATTTATTTTTACGGGGGCTACCTTTTTTAAGGCTTCTTCTACCCTTTTTTCGGTTTCTTCTGTATCGAATAAAATATTAGCCTGGGCAAAGGGGAGCACCATACTCAATACATAGGACTCAAGCTTTGATTTTTTTACATCTGAAAGGAAGCTTTTTATCTGATCTTGCACATTGTAAAACAAAACAAGGTTTGCAATAAATACATTTGTATAGGACTGATTTTGGTTTGTCCTCAAACTTATCTCGGCATCATTTAAATTTTCAATACCGGTAAGAGGCATCTCTATTATACCTATATCAAAAAGCTGTTTTAACATGCTCAAAGAAAGAGAGGTAATCTCATAAAAATCTTTAGTCTTATATATGCTTTCCAAATCATTTTCCGAAAGAAGAACAGGGTATTTTTCCATAACCATGAACTTAAAGGCGGTAAAACTCTTTGCAGAATCTTTTAGACCTATTATATAGCTTGCAAATTCGGAGTAATCCCTTATCATTTTTTCGGAAACAGAATTATCTTTATAAAAAACAGCTCTGACTGAATGTTTAGCTGCAACCTTTCTTATTTCCGTAGCTTTTTCATCAATGACTTCAAGATTTCGGTTTGATATTACATCCCTATCGGAAACCATCCCGACTTCAAAATCGGAAATAGTCAATTTGGAAAATCCCGAATTCTCATAAGCGTTGATATAGATCATTACAGCTAAGATCAAAAAACTTACTACAACCGAAATCACAAAGGCCTTGTTTCTTTTAAATATCAGACTGAGAGAAGATATTCTTTCTTTAAATTTACTTTCTTTTTTATTCTTTATCATAGGCTTTAATTATTTTTTGGACAAGGGAATGCCGTACAACATCTTCCGGCGAAAACCGTACAATACCGATACCCCGAATTTTCGATAAAAGATTTGCCGCATGCACCAGACCGGAATTTTTTGACGATGAAATATCGGATTGTGAAGGGTCTCCGGTTATAATCAGCTTGGAACCTTCACCCATTCTCGTCAAAAACATCTTCATTTGCTCTTTGGTAGTATTTTGAGCTTCGTCCAAAATTACAACGGCGTTATGGAGGGTTCTGCCCCTCATATAGGCCAAAGGAGCCACCTCAACCATATTGGACTCCTCCATTTGGCGTATAAGCTCAAAAGGCATTAAGAGTTCTATAGAATCATAAAGAGGTCTCAAATATGGAGTAATCTTTTGAACAAGGTCGCCCGGTAAAAAGCCTAAACTCTCTCCGGCTTCTACTACAGGTCTTGTAAAAACAATCTTACGTACTTGGTGCGACATAAGCATTTGGAGGGCGCAGGCAACGGCCAAGTAGGTTTTTCCGGTACCGGCAGCGCCAAGGCCGAAACTTATATCGTTATTACGGATAGAACCGATGAATTCAAGCTGATGAGGATTTTTAGGATATACGGAGCGTATTCCTCTTGGAATATGGATACAGCCCGAGGAAAGGTCCTGTTGCTCGGAAACAGTTATGGTAGATATAAGAAATTCGATATATTCCGATGAATTGCCGGATTTGATTTCCGATGAATTCACAGCCCTATCAACCACATGTTGAAATTTCTTACAAACCTCATCATCGGCGCTCAAAACACTTACCTCATTCCCTCGGCACACGACAGGAACACCAAGATATTGCTCAAGAAAATCTAAATTTCTGTCATTGGTACCGCAAAGAGCGGAAAGCACTTGTTCATCTTTTAACACTATTGTATATGCGTCTTCCAAATATAAACCTCTAGTAGTCTATTGTAAATGGAAAAAAGCGGTTCCGTCAAGGCCTTTAGGCCTTATTTGATACTTTTTCTTTCAATTATTAGGTATAAAATACATAAATTTCAGTAAAAAAAAGAGATACCGAATTTATCGGTATCTCTTTTAAACTACTCACCGTCTTTTTTGGTTTCGCCGCCGCTATCAGTATCGCTGCCGCTTTTCCACCATTCGGTTGATGTTTCGGTTTGTTTTTTCATTGCCTCTTCGGATAAACCTGAATCCGACGGGCTTTTTGTAATAAGGGCCAATAAAAAGGTCGTTACAAAAAACAGGGCAACTACAACATAAGTAGCTCTTGTTAATACATTGCTCGATTTTGAACCGAAGGCTGAGTTGCTTCCGCCCGAAAAAAGGCCGCCCAAGCTATCACCTTCTTCATTTTGTAATAAAACCAAAAAGATA
It encodes:
- a CDS encoding PhoH family protein — protein: MEDAYTIVLKDEQVLSALCGTNDRNLDFLEQYLGVPVVCRGNEVSVLSADDEVCKKFQHVVDRAVNSSEIKSGNSSEYIEFLISTITVSEQQDLSSGCIHIPRGIRSVYPKNPHQLEFIGSIRNNDISFGLGAAGTGKTYLAVACALQMLMSHQVRKIVFTRPVVEAGESLGFLPGDLVQKITPYLRPLYDSIELLMPFELIRQMEESNMVEVAPLAYMRGRTLHNAVVILDEAQNTTKEQMKMFLTRMGEGSKLIITGDPSQSDISSSKNSGLVHAANLLSKIRGIGIVRFSPEDVVRHSLVQKIIKAYDKE
- the secG gene encoding preprotein translocase subunit SecG codes for the protein MGGLGIALLVLFVIICAIIIFLVLLQNEEGDSLGGLFSGGSNSAFGSKSSNVLTRATYVVVALFFVTTFLLALITKSPSDSGLSEEAMKKQTETSTEWWKSGSDTDSGGETKKDGE